The Acidimicrobiales bacterium genome segment CGACCGCCGACAGGTCGGCGTCCAGGAGGGCGTCCGTGCCCGCCTGCACCGCTTCGGTGGCCATGGCGCCGAGGCGGACGACATCGCCCTGCACCTCGGCCAGCTCCTCGTGGAACGCCCTGCGGGTCCCGCTCACCGCATCGCTCCGCGCCCGCCGGCGTGGTCGTCCTCGAACCGATAGCCCACCCCTCGGATCGTGGTGATCCTCGTCGGGTGCGCCGGGTCGTCCTCGATCTTGGCCCGGATGCGCTTGATGTGGACGTCGAGCGTCTTGGTGTCCCCCACGTAGTCGGCGCCCCAGACCCGGTCGAGAAGGCTCTCCCGGGTCATGACCCTTCCGGCATGCAGCAGCAACAGTTCGAGGACTTCGAACTCCTTCCGGGGAAGCGGCGTGACGATGCCGTGCACGGTCAGCTCGTGACGCCCCAGGTCGAGTCGGATGCCGTCGGCCTCCAGCACCTCGATGTCGCTGTCGACCGCGGGCCCCACCGGGGTGCGCCGGAGCACGGCGCGCATGCGGGCCACCAGCTCGCGCATGCGGTACGGCTTCGTCACGTAGTCGTCGGCGCCAACTTCAAGCCCCACCACGGTGTCGAGCTCGGTGTCCTTGGCGGTCACCATGACGACGGGGACGTTCGACCGGGTCCGGATCTCGCGGCACACGTCGATCCCCGAGACGCCCGGGAGCATGAGGTCGAGCAAGACGAGGTCGGGTCGCGCCGCATCGAACAGCGTGAGCGCCTGCACGCCGTCGCGGGCGACGACCACATCGAAGCCTTCGCGCTTGAGCCCGAGTGTGAGCGCCTCCACGAACGACTCCTCGTCCTCGACCACCAGCACCCGTGTGCCGACCTGTGCCATCGACGGAACCGTACGGCTCGAAAAAGGCCTACCGGCGACCAGCGGTTGAACCGAAGCCGAACTTTCGGTGATCGCCACCACTGTTCGCCCAAGCGTCGCCTTGCCGCACCCCGACGTTCAACCGCGGACCGTACGGTCCGCAGCATGGCAAGGGTGGACGTCGTCGTCGTCGGCGCCGCGGAGTTGTGCGAGCGACTGATCACGGAACTGCACCGCCACGCCGTCGTGACCGCCACGATTGCCCCCGATGACGACCTCGTCGCCGAGATGCGGCGGCTCTCGCCGGTGGTGGCGGTGATCGACATCGCCGGGCTCCACGAGCCTTCCGCGGCGCTCCGCGAGGTGCGCCGGGTCTCGGGCGCCGCCGTTGTGGCCCTGTGCGCCGACGACGTTGCGGTGGTGGACCTGCTCGGCATCGCCGACGACGCCCTGAGCCGCCCCGAACGGGTCCGTGAGTTGGTGGCCCGGGTGCGGGCGCTGCTCCGTCGGTGCCAACCCGAGGTGGCGGACGAGGACCACGAGACGATCTCGGCCGGCGACGTGGTGCTCGACCGCGAGCGGCATCGTGTCGTGGTCGCCGGAGAGGTGGTGGACCTGCCGCTGAAGCAGTTCCGCATCCTCGAGCTGCTCCTGGTCAACGCGGGCCAGGTGCTGCCCCGCCGGACCCTTGTCTCCCGGGTGTGGGGCCCGGACTCGATGGTCGACTCCAACACGCTCGAGGTGCAGATGAAGCGCCTCCGCGACGCGCTGGCGGGCCGGTCGTCGACGACCATTCGCACCGTCCGAGGGCTCGGCTACGTTCTCGAACGGTCCTCGACCCCGTGAGGCAGGGCCTCAGCCGAAGCGGCCGGTGATGTAGCGCTCGGTGCGCTCGTCGTCGGGCTTGGAGAAGATGCGCTCGGTCCGGCCGAACTCCACGAGCACGCCGGTGCGCCGGTCCCCCTGCTCGCTGACCTCGGTGGTGAAGAAGGCCGTGCGGTCGCTGACCCGGGCCGCCTGCTGCATGTTGTGGGTGACGATGACGATGGTGTACTGCGCCTTGATGTCGTGCATGAGGTCCTCGATGTGCGCGGTGGCGACGGGGTCGAGGGCGGAGCACGGCTCGTCCATGAGCAGCACCTCGGGCTCGATGGCGATGGCCCTGGCGATGCAAAGGCGTTGCTGCTGGCCGCCGGACAGGCCCAGGGCCGAGGCCTTGAGGCGGTCCTTGACCTCGTCCCACAACGCCGCGCCGCGCAACGACCGCTCCACGATCTCATCGAGCGCTTGCTTGGATCGCAGCCCGTTCACGCGGGGACCGAAGGCCACGTTCTCGTAGATCGACTTGGGGAACGGGTTGGGCTTCTGGAACACCATGCCGATGCGGCGGCGGACCTCACCGGCGTCGGCGTCGGCGCCGTAGACGTCGATGCCGTGGTAAGTCAGGCGACCTTCCACCCGGGCGATCTCGATGAGGTCGTTCATGCGGTTGAAGCAGCGCAGGACCGTCGACTTGCCGCACCCCGACGGCCCGATGAGCGCGGTGATCTCGCTGCGCCGGATGGCGAGGTCGACGTCGCGCACGGCTCGGAACGGCCCGTAGTGGACGTGCAGCCCCGTCGCCTCCATGACAACGGGGTGGTCGTCGTCGGACTGCGGGCCGGCGTCGCCGCTGGTCACCAGGCGTATGTCCGGCAGAGAGTGCTCGGCAACCTGCATGCGGTTGTCTCCTTCCACGGCGATCACCATTTCCGTTGGTACTTGTTGCGGATGAAGATGGCGAGCCCGTTGAGGAACAGGAGCATCGCCAGCAAAACGACGATCGTGGCCGCCGCGATCATGTGGAACTCCTGGCGGGCGTCGGTGGCGTACTGGAACACCTGGATGGGCAGCACCGTGTACGCGGAGTCGAGGGCGCCGAGGCCCGCCGGGGGGTTGAACGAGATGAAGGCGAGCCCGCCCAGCAACAGCAACGGGGCCGACTCGCCCAGCGCCCGGGAGACCGCCAGGATGCTGCCGGTGGCGATCCCCGGCGCCGCGCCGGGGAGGACCTGCCGCCAGATCGCCTGCCACCGGGTGGCGCCCAGGGCCAGCGCGCCCTGGCGCAACGACGGGGGCACCGCCCGCAGCGCCTCGCGCGACGAGATGATCACGGTGGGGAGCACCACGAGGGTGAGGGTCAGCGCCGCGGTCCGAATGGTGGGCCCCCATCCCAGCGGGCCCCGTGCGATGAAGGCCAGCCCGAGGATGCCGTAGACGATCGACGGCACTGCCGCGAGGTTCTGGATGTTCAGCTCGATCAGGCGGTTGTACCAACGGCCCTGCCGGGCGTACTCCTCCAGGTAGACGGCAGTACCGACCCCGAGCGGGAGCGACAGCAGGGCAGTGATGCCGACGACCCACAGCGAGCCGTAGACGGCCGACTGGATGCCCGCCCGGGCCGGGCGGGCCGAGGGGAAGTTGCGGTAGAGGTCCATGCCGATCTTGGGCCTGCCCTGGTTGACGGTGTCGACCAGCAGCACCAACAGGGTGCCGAGGGCGATGCCCAGGGCCGCGTAGAGCAGGCCGCGGAACACGATGTCGCGCAGCCGTCGTCGGGCGTCGACGGTGCTGGCCAGCGAGGCCACGGGCGCGGTCACTCGTAGGCCTGTCGGAAGCGGCGCACGACGCGGATGCTGACGATGTTCAGGACGAAGGTGACCGCGAACAGGAGGGCGCCCACCGCGAAGATCGTCTTGTACTGGATGGTCTGGGTGGCGATGTCGCCCAGCGCCGTGCTGCCGATGAAGGCGGTCATCGTCTGCATGTCCTCGCCCGGGTTGGCCGACAGGTTCGGGCGGTTCCCGGCGGCCAGGAGGGCGATCATCGTCTCGCCGATGGCACGCGACACGGCGAGCACGGTGGCGGCCACGATCCCCGACAGGGCGGCCGGGAACACCACCTTGGTGCAGACCTCCCGGCGGGTGGCGCCCAAGGCGACGCCTGCCTGGCGCAGCGACTGCGGCACGGCCGACATGGCGTCCTCCGACAGCGACGTCATGATCGGCAGGATCATCACGCCCATGACCAGGCCGGCGCCGAGGGCGGAGAAGGTGCTGACGTCGCCGATCGGCCACAGCTTGGCCACCAGCTCGGGGTTGACGAAGGTCAGTGCGAAGAAGCCGAACACCACGGTGGGGATGCCGGCGAGGAGCTCCAGTACCGGCTTGAGCACCCGGCGGGCTCGCGGGCGGGCGTACTCGCTGAGGTAGAAGGCAGCGCCGAGCCCGCACGGCACGGCGACCAGCAGGGCGATGCCGGTGACAACCAGCGTGCCCCCGATGATGGGCCACACGCCGAAGGACGCAGGTTCGAAGTTCGGCGACCAGTCGGTGCCGCCGAAAAACTCGCCGAACGACACCTCCTGGAAGAACTCGACCGTCGGCTGCAGGAGCGAGAAGACGATCAGGACGGTGGTGGCCACCGACACCAGGGCGCTCGCCAACAGGACGGCCTTCACCAGCCGCTCGAACCGTTGCCGCCGACGCAGGGCGCCCGTGGGACGAAGCGTCACCACGGGCACCGCTGCGGTCGCCGCCGTCGATGCGGCGCTGGTCACTGCATCAGATCCCGGCTGCCTTGGCGGCGTCGAGGGCCTTCTGCTTCTGCTCGGCCGTGAGGGCGACGAACAACGCCTCCTTGGTGATGGTGTCGACGTTGTCGAAGTAGTAGTTCACGAACGCCTTCACCTCGGGACGGATCGCCGCCTTGGTGGACACGTAGACGAACAGCGGCCGGCCGAGCGGGGCGTAGGTGCCGTCCTGCACGGTCTTGGCCTCGGGGGTGACGCAGCCCTTGCCTCCGTCGATCTGGACGGCCGTCACCTTGCCCTTGTTCTCGAGGGCGTACGACAGGCCCAGGAACCCGACGGCACCGTCGTCGCCCGACACGCCCGTGATGGTGACGTTGTCGTCCTCCGACGGGTTGTAGTCCTTGGTGATGACGCCGCTCTTGCCGTTGACCGCCTCGGTGAAATAGTCGAACGTGCCGGAGTCGGTGCCCGCCCCGAAGCGCTTGATGGGCTTGTCGGGGAACGACGGGTCGACGTCCTTCCAGTTGCCGACCGGGGCATCGGCACGCCACACCTTCTTCAGGTGGTCGACGGTGAGGCACTTGGCCCAGGTGTTGTCGGGGTTGACGATCACCGACAGGGCGTCGTTGGCCACCTGGAGCTCGGCGTACTGCACGCCGCCCGTGGTGCAGGCTTCCTTCTCGCCGGGCTTGTCGGCGGTTCCTGCCTTGATCTTCCGTGACGCGTTGGAGATGTCGGTCTCGCCCCGGCAGAACTTCTCGAAGCCGCCGCCGGTGCCGGACACGCCGACGGTGACGGCCACGCCGTTCTTGGTCGCCGTCTGGAAGTCCTCGGCCGCCACCTTCATGACCGGTGCGACCGTCGACGAGCCGTCCATGCGGATCGTGCCTTTGAGCGAAGTCAGGCCGGCCGTGTCGCCGGTGGACGCCGCAGGGACGCCGGTGGCGTCGTCGTCGGTGTCGCTGCCGCATGCCGCGGTGACCAGCAACAGGGCCACGGCCACGGCCGGCACGACGGCCGAACGACGGTGCTTGATGTATCGCAAATGACTCACCCTCCTGGGATATTCGGTGTCGAGGTGACCGTAGGAAGCCCCTCTGACGCCCCAGAGGCCAAGCCCTGAACGCGTGGTGAACCGGCCGGGAACTCTTGGGGGGCCTCGTAGTGGCCGTTCGAGACCCGCACCGCGTCACCGGTAACGACCAGGCGGGCCAACACGCTGCGAACGCGCTGATGGGCACGGGCAGGCAGGTCCAGGCCGTCGCGGCGCAGGGCGTCGACGACTTCGGAGGGCCTCCAGGTGCGCACTTCCCGGCGCAGCAGTTCGGCCACCGCCTCCTCCAGGGTGGCGGCTGGAGCAAGGCCCGCCCGCAGCTCGTCGAGGACGGCGTCGATGCGCCCCACCTCGGCGAGCAGGAGCCGGCGAGCGGCTTCCAAGGTCACGTGCGGCTGCGCCTCGCCCATCGCTGCGACGGTACGGAGCGAGCCTGACGCGGGAGCAGCGACGAAGTGAACGACGGGCGAATCTCAGGCGACTCAGGTGGGCTCGTCGGTGCCCTGGCGGAACTCACGTTGCGCCTGGCCGAGCGAGCGGGCCAGCTTCGGCAGCCGGGAGCCGCCGAAGAGCAGCAACACGACGAGGAGCACGATCAGCAGCTCAGGCCCTCCGAGTGACGGCATCGCTTCGACCTACGACCCGACGACGCCGCCGTCGCGACGGCGGATGACGACGGTGGCGTCACGAGGACGCCCGTCGGGCCGGAAGTCGGGCCAGTTGCTCTGTGCCCTGGGCTCGGTGGCCGTGCCCGCTTCGCCAGGGTGCTGGACGTTGACGAAGAGCGTGCGGTTGTCGGGCGTGAAGGCGAGCCCGGTGATCTCGCACCCCTTGGGGCCGACCAGGAAGCGGCGCACCTCCTTGGTGGCGGGGTCGGCCACGAGCATCTGGTTGTTGCACGCCACCGGCTGCGCCCCGTCCGTCTGGATCCACAGCCGACCGAAGCGGTCGAAACCCAAGCCGTCGGGCGAACCGAAGGCGTCGAGGTCGCCGGTGGTGCCGTGCGCAGGGTTGGCCGGGTCACCTGCCAGCACGAACAGGTCCCAGGCAAACGTGGTGGCGCCGTGGTCACCGCCCGTCTCTGTCCAGCGGATGATGTGGCCCCACGGGTTGCGGGGCCGGGGGTTGGCCTCGTCGACCGGCTGCGCCGTCGTGCCCCGCCGGCTGTTGTTCGTCATGGTGCAGTAGACGTCGCCGGTCGAGGGGTCGGCGGTGATCCACTCGGGCCGGTCCATCCTGGTGGCGCCCAGGGCGGCGGCTGCCTGACGGGCGCGGACGAGGACGCTCGCCTGGTCGGGGAAGGCGGGTGCCACCAGCGGACCGTTGCCGTGTACCAGCGGCAGCCACGTGCCCACCCCGCGCCCGTCGCCTGCGGTGGCGTCGTCGTCGAAGCGGGCCACGTAGAGCGTCCCGTCGTCGAGCGGGCTCTCGCCCTCCGCCACCACGTCGCGCCACGGACGAGCACCGACGAACTTGTAGACGAACTGCCCGCGCTCGTCGTCGCCGCTGTAGACGACCACCCGCCCGTCGGCCGTCTCGCTCACGAAGGCGTTCTCGTGCTTGAAGCGCCCGAGCGCGGTCCGCTTGGTCGGGACGGCGTTCTTGCGGAAGGGGTCGATCTCCACTATCCAGCCGAACCGATTGGGCTCGTTGGGCTCGGCGGCCACGTCGAAGCGGCGGTCCTGGCGCCACCAGCCGAGGCCGTTGCCGTCGGGCGTGATGCCGTAGGCGGCCATGTCGGTCGTGACGGTTGCGGGTGTGGCAGTCCCGAAGTAGCCGTTGAAGTTCTCTTCGCACGTGAGGTACGTGCCCCACGGCGTCTGGCCGGAGGCGCAGTTGTTGACGGTGCCGAGCACGCGGGTGCCCGCGGCGTCGCCGTTGGTCCTCATCAGGGGATGGCGGGCGGCCGGGCCTGCGAGCGCCATCGGCGTGTTCGCGGTGATGCGCCGACTGAAGCCGCTCGCCACCACTTCCCATCGGCCGTCGACGTTTTCGACCTCGACGACGGAGACGCCGTGGGCGTTCTGCGACTTCCGGACTCGCTCGGGGGTCGAGCTCGAGTCGCCGTCGGCGAAGAGCAGGAAGCTCTCGGCAAACTCGTGGTTCATCACCAGCAGGCCCCGCTCACGGCCTCGGGCCGTGGGCGCCAGGGGGAAGAAGTGCATCCCGTCGTGGCCCATGCCTGCCTGCTGGGCCTGTTCGTCGGCGCTGTTCGAGGCGTCGAACCGGAACTTCGGCCCCTCACCTCGAACGGGGTCTCCCCAGCGGTAGAGGACCTGGTACTCGTACTCCGGCGGCACGGCGACGGCATCGGCAGTGGACGCCTCGATGGGGGTGAAGCCGAAGCGCGTGGTCCGGTGCGCGTGGGCCGCCGCGGCCGGTGCCGCCCCCAACGCCCGGAGCGGACCCGCTGTGTTGCCGTGGAGGAGAAAGGCGCCGACGGCAGCGGCGACGCCGCCGGTCAGCAGCGAGCGCCTGCTCACTGCTGCGTGCACCAAGTCGGAAAGGTCGTTGGGCTCGTGCCGGTCGTCGAGAAGGGTCATCGGCCACCTCGTGCTCGAAGGAACGGGACGACCGTAGAAGGGCGATCTGACCGCAATGCCGGCGTGCCGCGAACACCGAGTGAACTCTTGCGCGGCCTGTTCTGTGAGGTCAGGTTTCGACGATCATCGACATCGATCGCGCCCGCCACCCACCCGGCGCCTCCGCTCCCCCGCCGCAGCACCGGCAACGAATAGGCACGATCCAGTGCCTAGGTTGGGAGTCGTAAGCCTGTTGGTCCACTTGCTCACCGACTGCACCGGAACCACGGTCACTGCCTCACGGCCAGTCGACGGAGAGGGAGGCAGCTGCGGTGCTGGCCTTCATCACGAGGCGGCTGGGGTTTGCCGGAGTCGGACGAAAGCCGAAATGCACGTAGAAGTCGTGGGCACGTTGGTCTATCGCGTCAACGACGATCACCCTCCCACCGCCTCTTCGGATAGCTGCGAGCGTCGTGTCGAGTGCGCCAACGAGCAGGTCACCGCCGTGGCCGCGTCCGTGCAGGTGCTCCGACAGCGCGAGGCGAGCGAGCAGGAAGCCGGGGATCACCTCCGGCGCGCCACGACCGACCGAGGACGGGAGGTCGTCGCGACGGACGGCGTGGGGGAGGATGCCGAAGTAACCGATGACTTGGTCGTCATCGAGCCAGACGTAGACGCGAGTGGTCCCGGCGCGGTCAGCAGTTACGCCCGCCTCTCGCAGCCAGATGTCGAGATCAGCGTTGCCGGACGAGAAGGACTCGATCGGATGCTCAGGCGTGAGCCGCTCGAACCGAGGCACCTACCGCGTAGCCGTTGCCCGACGACTGCGCTTGGCCGCCTCGGCCAGCGCCGGTACGACCTCGCCTTCCTCGCCCAACTCTTCTAGGAGCCAGTCGAAGAAATCGGGGGAAACGACGGTCTCGTCAGAGAACCGCCGATGAGCCGCCTGCCGGGAGACGCCGTAGAGGCTGCCGATCTCCGCCCACGTCATGCCCGACTCTTGGGCTTCGAGCAGGACGAGGCGCTGGAGACCGTCCACTCCCACGGCCAGATGGTGAACGGCCCGCACGCGGTCGCGGGCGTTCGGAGAGTCGAGAAGGTCTCGGACGTTCATCAGCAGCGTGTCGACGACGTGGGCGAAGTCTCGTTGCTCGGCCTTCATAGTCGTCAACTATACGTTGACCAGCGGTGGGTAGTCAATAGAAGGTTGACAAAGTGCACCGGCGAGGGTGGTCAATCGGATGGGAACCCGAGCAGCTCGCGTCCTCTCTACAACTTGAGCCAGTACCAGGAGATCTCTGGATCCCCGGCAACCACAGCGAGCAATGGGCGGCGGTCGACTACCCCGCGGACGGCAGCCGAGACGCTCAGTGAGGGCGAATTCAACCGCTACTACATGAGGGCTATCTGTCGTCGAGCGCAGGAAGAGGGGGATAACACCGTTCGAGTTCGACGAGGCAAGGTTGTCGACAATCCTCGCTCCGATCCCCTCGTGAAGGTCGAGGAAGGTGATGTGCTCAGTGCCGCAGCCGTACTTGAAGACCTCAGGATTCATCCAGGCGAGGACACCGCGATCGGCATGCCCCGCGGACCCAACTCTGGATTGAGTCTGGAATTCTTGCCGGACTGAGAGCACCCTCATGGCATTGCGGAACTGCCTGTCGACAAGGTGAACGCATATTCAAATAGTTACGGACTCCTTCCCAAACCACCACCGCCGGGGGTGAGCATTCGCAAGACATCACCCGCCTGGAGACGAACGGTGCACTTGTCGGGCAGCCGCTGCGCATGCATTACGTCGCCGCCGGGCAGCAGCAGGTTCTCGCCCGGTGAGCCCGGCTCGCCGCCTGCCAACCCCCACGGCGCGCTGATGCGGCGCTCGGTCACCAGCGAGACCGTGGTCGGCTCCAGCACCTCCACGTCGCGCTCGATGCCGTCGCCGCCTCGGTGCTGCCCGTCCCCGCCGCTGCCGGGTCGTACCCGGTAGCGGCGCACCCGCAACGGGAACGCCCGTTCCAGCGCCTCGATCGGCGTGTTCTGCGTGTTGGTCATGCCCGTCTGGACGGCCGACTGGCCGTCGCGCCCGGGCCGTGCTCCCTGCCCGCCGCCGATGGTCTCGTAGTACACCCAACCGTCGCCGCCCATCAGCAGGTTGTTCATCGTGCCCTGGCTCGCCGCAGGCACCCGGTCGGGCACCGCTTGGGCCAGCGCACCGAAGCAGACGTCGGCCACCCGCTGGCTCACCTCAACGTTGCCCGCGCCCACCGCCACGGGGAACGTGGCGGCCACAACCGTTCCTTCGGGCGCCACCACTCGCACCGGCCGCAGCGCGCCACCGTTGGCCGGGATGGTCGGGTCGGTCACGCATCGCAGGGCGAAGGCGACCGACGACACCGTGACCGCTTCGACGGCGTTGACGTTGCCCCGCTGCTGCGGGTCGGTGCCCGTGAAGTCGAAGATCACCTCGTCGCCCGACACGACCAGCCGCAAGCGGATCACCGCCGGCGGCGAGTCGAGCACGTCTTCGAACGTCCACTCCCCATCAGGGAACGCGGCCAACGCCGCCCGCATGCGTCGCTCGCCGTACTCGCACACCTCGTCAAGCGGCGCGTCGGCGAACTCGGCCAAGCGGGCCACGCCCACCACGTTGGCGCCCACCTGCGCGGCGATGTCGCCCCGTCGTTCCTCAGGCGTGCGGGAGTTGGCTTCCAACAGCGCCGCCACCGTCGGGCTCCACAACACCGGCGGAATGCGGAAGCCCTCCTGCTGGATCTCGGTGGCATCGGGCGGGATCGATCCCGGCACCATGCCGCCCACGTCGGCGTGGTGCGCGCGGTTGGCCGCCCATCCGACCAGCCGCCCGTCCACGAAGCACGGCGCCACCAACGTGATGTCGTTCAGGTGAGTACCGCCCGCGAACGGGTCGTTGAGCACAAGCTGGTCGCCCGGTTGCAGGTCGTAGCCCGCATCGAGCGCGGCGCGCACCGAGGCAGGCATGGAGCCGAGGTGCACGGGGATGTGCTCGGCCTGCACCAACAGTTCCCCCTCGGCGGTGAACAGCGCGGCGGAGCAGTCGGCCCGCTCCTTGATGTTGGGACTGAAGGCGGCCCGGCGCAGCACGGCGCCCATCTCCTCGGCCACGCCGGTCAACTGCGAGATCAGGACTTGGAGCGACGCAGGATCCACGAGCCACCTCCTCCCACCTCGGCCGTCCATCCCTCGGGCAGCCAGACGGTGCAGTCGGGCTCGGCCAGCACCGTCGGCCCCACTGCGCCGCGCCTGGCCATGCCCTCGGGCGGCCCCAGCTTGTCGATGTCGACGGGGGACGCCACCCGGGCCGACGCCCGCAGCGCCACCACCTCGATTGCCGCACCCTGCCGCACGAAGCCGTTGCGCCGGCGGTGCTCGTCCTCGAACTCCCCCACCGTCGGCACGGTCAGCTCGTGGCTCTGGCCCGCGTAACGGCAGTCGACGGCCAGCTCGACCTCCACATGGGTGCCGTCGGGCAGCACCACGCCGGCCACGCCCGTGCCCGCCGCCAGCGCCACCCGGGCAGGCGTGTCGTCGGGCAAGCCCATCAACCGCCTCGCCGCCACCCGGGCCAGGTCGAACCGGGCTTGCGGCAACCCGCTGTGATCGCCCGGCACCGGCCACGATCGCACCACGTCGGCCTGCCGGGGACCGCCCACCATGCCGACCGCCGAGAGCACGCCGGCCCGCGGCGGCACGATCACCACCGGCATGCCGAGCGCGTCGGCCACCGCGCACGCATGCAGTGGGCCGGCGCCACCAAAGGCCACCAGCGCCAGCGAACGGGGGTCGACGCCGCGCTCGACCGACACCACGCGTACCGCCTGCACCATGGCCGCGTCGACCACCGAGATCACTCCCTCGGCCGTCACCCCGGCGCCGCTCAACGCCGCGCGCGCCGCC includes the following:
- the pstC gene encoding phosphate ABC transporter permease subunit PstC — its product is MTSAASTAATAAVPVVTLRPTGALRRRQRFERLVKAVLLASALVSVATTVLIVFSLLQPTVEFFQEVSFGEFFGGTDWSPNFEPASFGVWPIIGGTLVVTGIALLVAVPCGLGAAFYLSEYARPRARRVLKPVLELLAGIPTVVFGFFALTFVNPELVAKLWPIGDVSTFSALGAGLVMGVMILPIMTSLSEDAMSAVPQSLRQAGVALGATRREVCTKVVFPAALSGIVAATVLAVSRAIGETMIALLAAGNRPNLSANPGEDMQTMTAFIGSTALGDIATQTIQYKTIFAVGALLFAVTFVLNIVSIRVVRRFRQAYE
- a CDS encoding response regulator transcription factor; its protein translation is MARVDVVVVGAAELCERLITELHRHAVVTATIAPDDDLVAEMRRLSPVVAVIDIAGLHEPSAALREVRRVSGAAVVALCADDVAVVDLLGIADDALSRPERVRELVARVRALLRRCQPEVADEDHETISAGDVVLDRERHRVVVAGEVVDLPLKQFRILELLLVNAGQVLPRRTLVSRVWGPDSMVDSNTLEVQMKRLRDALAGRSSTTIRTVRGLGYVLERSSTP
- the pstA gene encoding phosphate ABC transporter permease PstA, with product MTAPVASLASTVDARRRLRDIVFRGLLYAALGIALGTLLVLLVDTVNQGRPKIGMDLYRNFPSARPARAGIQSAVYGSLWVVGITALLSLPLGVGTAVYLEEYARQGRWYNRLIELNIQNLAAVPSIVYGILGLAFIARGPLGWGPTIRTAALTLTLVVLPTVIISSREALRAVPPSLRQGALALGATRWQAIWRQVLPGAAPGIATGSILAVSRALGESAPLLLLGGLAFISFNPPAGLGALDSAYTVLPIQVFQYATDARQEFHMIAAATIVVLLAMLLFLNGLAIFIRNKYQRKW
- a CDS encoding response regulator transcription factor; this translates as MAQVGTRVLVVEDEESFVEALTLGLKREGFDVVVARDGVQALTLFDAARPDLVLLDLMLPGVSGIDVCREIRTRSNVPVVMVTAKDTELDTVVGLEVGADDYVTKPYRMRELVARMRAVLRRTPVGPAVDSDIEVLEADGIRLDLGRHELTVHGIVTPLPRKEFEVLELLLLHAGRVMTRESLLDRVWGADYVGDTKTLDVHIKRIRAKIEDDPAHPTRITTIRGVGYRFEDDHAGGRGAMR
- a CDS encoding PhoX family phosphatase produces the protein MTLLDDRHEPNDLSDLVHAAVSRRSLLTGGVAAAVGAFLLHGNTAGPLRALGAAPAAAAHAHRTTRFGFTPIEASTADAVAVPPEYEYQVLYRWGDPVRGEGPKFRFDASNSADEQAQQAGMGHDGMHFFPLAPTARGRERGLLVMNHEFAESFLLFADGDSSSTPERVRKSQNAHGVSVVEVENVDGRWEVVASGFSRRITANTPMALAGPAARHPLMRTNGDAAGTRVLGTVNNCASGQTPWGTYLTCEENFNGYFGTATPATVTTDMAAYGITPDGNGLGWWRQDRRFDVAAEPNEPNRFGWIVEIDPFRKNAVPTKRTALGRFKHENAFVSETADGRVVVYSGDDERGQFVYKFVGARPWRDVVAEGESPLDDGTLYVARFDDDATAGDGRGVGTWLPLVHGNGPLVAPAFPDQASVLVRARQAAAALGATRMDRPEWITADPSTGDVYCTMTNNSRRGTTAQPVDEANPRPRNPWGHIIRWTETGGDHGATTFAWDLFVLAGDPANPAHGTTGDLDAFGSPDGLGFDRFGRLWIQTDGAQPVACNNQMLVADPATKEVRRFLVGPKGCEITGLAFTPDNRTLFVNVQHPGEAGTATEPRAQSNWPDFRPDGRPRDATVVIRRRDGGVVGS
- a CDS encoding PstS family phosphate ABC transporter substrate-binding protein, with product MRYIKHRRSAVVPAVAVALLLVTAACGSDTDDDATGVPAASTGDTAGLTSLKGTIRMDGSSTVAPVMKVAAEDFQTATKNGVAVTVGVSGTGGGFEKFCRGETDISNASRKIKAGTADKPGEKEACTTGGVQYAELQVANDALSVIVNPDNTWAKCLTVDHLKKVWRADAPVGNWKDVDPSFPDKPIKRFGAGTDSGTFDYFTEAVNGKSGVITKDYNPSEDDNVTITGVSGDDGAVGFLGLSYALENKGKVTAVQIDGGKGCVTPEAKTVQDGTYAPLGRPLFVYVSTKAAIRPEVKAFVNYYFDNVDTITKEALFVALTAEQKQKALDAAKAAGI
- the tatA gene encoding twin-arginine translocase TatA/TatE family subunit → MPSLGGPELLIVLLVVLLLFGGSRLPKLARSLGQAQREFRQGTDEPT
- the pstB gene encoding phosphate ABC transporter ATP-binding protein PstB, which codes for MIAVEGDNRMQVAEHSLPDIRLVTSGDAGPQSDDDHPVVMEATGLHVHYGPFRAVRDVDLAIRRSEITALIGPSGCGKSTVLRCFNRMNDLIEIARVEGRLTYHGIDVYGADADAGEVRRRIGMVFQKPNPFPKSIYENVAFGPRVNGLRSKQALDEIVERSLRGAALWDEVKDRLKASALGLSGGQQQRLCIARAIAIEPEVLLMDEPCSALDPVATAHIEDLMHDIKAQYTIVIVTHNMQQAARVSDRTAFFTTEVSEQGDRRTGVLVEFGRTERIFSKPDDERTERYITGRFG
- a CDS encoding hydantoinase B/oxoprolinase family protein — protein: MDPASLQVLISQLTGVAEEMGAVLRRAAFSPNIKERADCSAALFTAEGELLVQAEHIPVHLGSMPASVRAALDAGYDLQPGDQLVLNDPFAGGTHLNDITLVAPCFVDGRLVGWAANRAHHADVGGMVPGSIPPDATEIQQEGFRIPPVLWSPTVAALLEANSRTPEERRGDIAAQVGANVVGVARLAEFADAPLDEVCEYGERRMRAALAAFPDGEWTFEDVLDSPPAVIRLRLVVSGDEVIFDFTGTDPQQRGNVNAVEAVTVSSVAFALRCVTDPTIPANGGALRPVRVVAPEGTVVAATFPVAVGAGNVEVSQRVADVCFGALAQAVPDRVPAASQGTMNNLLMGGDGWVYYETIGGGQGARPGRDGQSAVQTGMTNTQNTPIEALERAFPLRVRRYRVRPGSGGDGQHRGGDGIERDVEVLEPTTVSLVTERRISAPWGLAGGEPGSPGENLLLPGGDVMHAQRLPDKCTVRLQAGDVLRMLTPGGGGLGRSP